One window of Dyadobacter sandarakinus genomic DNA carries:
- a CDS encoding RagB/SusD family nutrient uptake outer membrane protein: MRFLKQIFITTLILTAASCNVLDKQPLDKLQGEALFSNPEGVKLYMANLYYQLPIEDFTFFRQGFNWNTGDPNNGGFAPAMITDEAVHTEFGDFIGNDDFQWWDQGYKLIRDVNILIDIIPTLDITEEENKALVGESAFIRAYAYFALAKRYGGVPLITAVQKYEGDVESLKVPRSTEKETWDFVLKECDTAISNLADSWPGGERRATKWVAYALKSRAALHAASIAKYGDRSPISGTAVDQKLVGLDKSAAAEYYKAAIEASEAIINSSKFGLFKPNPATPAEAANNYRLLFEDPNNAPEEAIFIKGYARPGSGTGHNYGIWYQPNQTANGWPHPGRMNPTLELMDVYESYDKPGQSAPIVTSAAANDLTDYNGFNAAKQYKRYNDPAGIFEGKDARMWATMILPGTSWKGQKIVIQAGFVKPDGGTQIMGGDPFTLNGKTYYTYGAADRTQYSGFDTWGGNNTRTGVSFKKFLNEGQNIPPGWNQTTTDFADFRYAEILLNYAEAIVESGQGDKVKGAKALNDIRHRAAHKTDVPLTIDNVIRERRVELAFENKRFWDLIRRREYHTMFNNTIRHAILPVLDLRVTPAQYIFVRTNVPRSNPSTFDYKQYYRYIPGIGANGLVQNPQY, from the coding sequence ATGAGATTTTTGAAACAAATATTCATCACCACCCTGATCCTGACCGCAGCGAGCTGCAATGTGCTCGACAAGCAGCCGCTGGACAAATTGCAGGGCGAGGCGCTTTTCTCCAATCCGGAGGGCGTGAAGCTGTACATGGCGAACCTGTACTACCAGCTGCCGATCGAGGATTTTACCTTTTTCCGCCAGGGTTTCAACTGGAATACCGGCGACCCGAACAATGGTGGCTTCGCCCCGGCCATGATCACCGACGAGGCAGTACATACCGAGTTTGGCGACTTTATCGGGAACGATGATTTTCAATGGTGGGACCAGGGCTACAAGCTGATCCGTGACGTGAATATACTGATTGATATTATTCCGACGCTGGATATTACGGAGGAAGAAAACAAGGCGCTCGTAGGCGAAAGTGCATTTATCCGCGCCTATGCCTATTTCGCGCTGGCCAAACGCTACGGCGGCGTGCCGCTGATTACAGCTGTGCAGAAATATGAAGGCGATGTGGAGTCGCTGAAAGTGCCCCGCAGTACCGAAAAGGAAACCTGGGATTTTGTACTGAAAGAATGCGACACAGCAATTTCCAACCTGGCCGACTCCTGGCCGGGCGGCGAGCGCAGGGCTACAAAATGGGTGGCCTATGCATTAAAATCGCGCGCTGCCTTACACGCAGCCTCTATTGCCAAATACGGCGACCGCTCCCCGATCTCCGGTACGGCGGTAGATCAGAAGCTGGTTGGTTTGGACAAATCCGCCGCAGCTGAATATTACAAAGCAGCGATTGAAGCTTCGGAAGCGATCATCAATTCCAGCAAATTCGGCTTGTTTAAACCCAACCCGGCAACCCCGGCAGAAGCGGCTAACAATTACCGTCTGCTTTTCGAAGATCCGAACAATGCGCCGGAAGAAGCAATTTTCATCAAAGGTTATGCACGGCCAGGTTCCGGCACCGGACATAACTACGGCATCTGGTACCAGCCGAACCAAACCGCCAACGGGTGGCCGCACCCCGGCCGCATGAACCCGACGCTGGAATTAATGGATGTGTATGAAAGCTACGACAAACCCGGTCAAAGCGCACCTATTGTCACTTCTGCCGCTGCCAATGACCTGACCGATTACAATGGATTCAATGCAGCGAAGCAATACAAACGCTACAACGATCCGGCGGGCATTTTTGAAGGAAAAGATGCACGGATGTGGGCGACCATGATTTTGCCCGGCACGAGCTGGAAAGGTCAGAAAATTGTGATCCAGGCTGGTTTTGTAAAACCCGACGGCGGTACGCAGATCATGGGTGGCGATCCATTTACTTTAAATGGAAAGACTTACTATACCTACGGCGCGGCCGACCGCACGCAATATTCGGGCTTCGATACCTGGGGCGGCAACAATACCCGCACAGGTGTGAGCTTCAAGAAGTTCCTGAACGAAGGCCAGAATATACCGCCGGGCTGGAACCAGACTACGACCGATTTTGCAGACTTCCGTTACGCCGAAATTCTGCTGAACTACGCCGAGGCGATCGTGGAAAGCGGCCAGGGTGATAAAGTAAAAGGTGCAAAGGCGCTGAACGATATCCGCCATCGTGCCGCCCACAAAACGGATGTTCCGCTCACGATTGACAATGTAATCCGCGAGCGCCGGGTGGAGCTGGCTTTTGAGAACAAGCGTTTCTGGGACCTGATCCGCAGGCGTGAATATCACACGATGTTCAACAACACGATCCGCCACGCGATCCTGCCTGTGCTCGACCTGCGTGTGACGCCTGCACAGTACATTTTTGTCCGCACGAATGTGCCCCGCAGCAACCCGTCGACCTTCGATTACAAGCAGTACTACCGGTACATTCCGGGAATCGGCGCGAATGGTCTGGTGCAGAATCCGCAGTATTAG
- a CDS encoding DUF3823 domain-containing protein: MKKITTFFSVLLLIIVAAACSIDNYPAPDAQLYGTFLDAETNEPVEQDIIRGSVIEYIEQGYASQTKQTMIVKNDGTYRNNLIFANTYSIAPVRGNFVPLSPQEVQVAGETQLDFKVQPYIRVKDAKIEKVGSKIVATFKLQQTMINNVRKIGLYAHPQPSVGEPMRVALVEQEINATTDPNKTYTLELDAAANANVLKTGSQYFFRVGALIDAPESKFNYAKAVRLGL, translated from the coding sequence ATGAAAAAAATAACAACCTTCTTTTCCGTACTGCTGCTGATCATCGTGGCGGCGGCTTGCAGTATCGACAATTATCCTGCCCCTGACGCGCAGCTTTACGGTACTTTCCTCGATGCTGAAACCAATGAACCTGTGGAACAAGATATTATCCGCGGCAGTGTGATTGAGTACATTGAGCAGGGATACGCATCTCAAACGAAGCAGACGATGATCGTAAAAAACGATGGCACCTACCGTAACAATCTGATTTTTGCCAATACTTACTCCATTGCCCCCGTACGCGGCAACTTCGTGCCGCTTTCACCCCAGGAGGTGCAGGTGGCCGGCGAAACGCAGCTCGACTTCAAGGTGCAGCCGTACATCCGGGTAAAAGATGCGAAAATTGAAAAAGTTGGCAGCAAGATTGTGGCTACTTTCAAATTGCAGCAGACAATGATCAACAATGTGCGCAAAATTGGCTTGTACGCGCACCCGCAGCCCTCCGTAGGCGAGCCCATGCGCGTGGCGCTGGTGGAGCAGGAAATCAATGCAACCACTGATCCAAACAAAACGTACACCCTGGAACTCGACGCAGCCGCCAATGCAAACGTGCTGAAAACAGGCAGCCAATACTTCTTCCGCGTAGGTGCACTGATCGACGCGCCCGAGTCGAAGTTTAATTACGCAAAGGCGGTGCGGCTTGGGCTTTGA
- a CDS encoding glycoside hydrolase family 71/99-like protein yields the protein MRLFLLPLILLTFCCGGTEPAAEPGPTPVDEVKYDETGVLFKSYKGLVMAGYQGWFTAEGDGADRGWHHYQKSGRFEPGFASVDFWPDVTEYAKTYNTAFKYANGEVAKVYSPYDEESVDLHFKWMKEHDIDGVYMQRFVGEVKSEKGKNHFNKVLANALKASKKYGRALSIMYDLSGSSSADMDFLAKDWEELQQQFALFDNIKNPTYLRHNGRPLLAIWGVGFNDGRNYTVADIQKLMEKVKGPTKKASVLLGVPYYWRTLEKDTENTPLLHQLIKSADIIMPWAVGRYNAGSYTSVAGPTLPGDIAWCKTNNIDYAPLVFPGFSWGNLKNDKSLYNQIPRAKGDFLWQQIAGAKGSGAQSLYVAMFDEVDEGTAIFKTKKEGETPLNAEGKFVGIEADLPADHYLWLTGQGAKWFHGAAGYSAQKPVR from the coding sequence ATGCGACTATTCCTACTTCCTTTAATTCTCTTAACATTTTGTTGTGGGGGCACTGAGCCTGCTGCTGAACCAGGCCCCACGCCCGTCGACGAAGTTAAATACGATGAAACAGGCGTACTTTTCAAATCCTACAAAGGCCTCGTTATGGCGGGGTACCAGGGCTGGTTCACCGCAGAGGGTGATGGGGCTGACCGGGGGTGGCACCATTATCAGAAGAGCGGCAGGTTTGAGCCGGGATTTGCTTCGGTGGATTTCTGGCCGGATGTGACGGAGTATGCCAAAACCTACAATACTGCATTCAAGTACGCGAATGGCGAGGTGGCAAAGGTTTACAGCCCCTATGATGAAGAAAGTGTCGACCTGCATTTCAAATGGATGAAGGAGCATGATATTGACGGGGTGTATATGCAGCGGTTTGTTGGCGAAGTGAAAAGCGAGAAAGGCAAAAACCATTTTAATAAAGTGCTGGCAAATGCATTGAAGGCCTCCAAAAAATACGGACGTGCGCTTTCTATCATGTATGACCTGAGCGGGTCTTCGTCGGCGGATATGGATTTCCTGGCAAAGGATTGGGAAGAGCTGCAACAGCAATTTGCACTTTTTGACAACATAAAAAACCCCACCTACCTGCGCCACAACGGTCGCCCGCTCCTCGCTATATGGGGTGTGGGCTTCAATGACGGACGAAATTACACCGTAGCCGACATTCAGAAGCTGATGGAAAAGGTAAAAGGCCCGACCAAAAAAGCCTCGGTGCTGCTGGGGGTGCCCTATTACTGGCGGACGCTGGAAAAAGATACCGAGAACACGCCGCTGCTGCATCAGCTGATTAAGTCGGCGGATATCATCATGCCGTGGGCGGTGGGCAGGTACAATGCAGGCAGCTACACTTCGGTTGCCGGGCCTACTTTGCCCGGGGATATTGCCTGGTGCAAAACAAACAATATTGACTATGCGCCGCTCGTGTTTCCCGGTTTCAGCTGGGGAAACCTGAAAAATGACAAGTCACTGTATAATCAAATTCCCCGGGCGAAAGGTGACTTTTTGTGGCAGCAGATCGCTGGTGCAAAAGGATCAGGCGCGCAGTCGCTGTACGTAGCAATGTTTGATGAAGTAGACGAGGGTACTGCGATCTTTAAAACCAAAAAAGAAGGCGAAACGCCCCTGAATGCCGAAGGAAAGTTTGTGGGCATTGAAGCCGACCTCCCTGCCGACCATTATTTATGGCTCACCGGGCAAGGCGCAAAATGGTTTCACGGGGCGGCGGGATACAGCGCGCAAAAGCCTGTCCGCTAG
- a CDS encoding galactose oxidase, whose amino-acid sequence MLSRLLLFIFLLISSLSGCTRVWAQSYGLGFRSFEVVQDKRTALDLSPGTTLCPGNNFEIAFDLAFLPDQKNYFGYILRLIGDNNRNVDILYDNSDTASQRFKVVTGDRFSSIAFDITGAQLYEWNRLRLFFDQKKQQIVLHAGNKTFTHPYQVSDKTCYKILFGAAQYKNFHTTDVPPMKVRDVQISQDGKVKYQWPLDEMAGAEAAETIRHANAQTSNPVWIKKMHHSWQPLQNFTITGPARVTGDPATGSVYVVGQDSLYSYRIATGQLSVKAYARQSLFMDNQVLFEKSSGRIYNLFINEKSVSELDLTSGAWNQNVTQPALKTHFLHANKFFSPADSSIYILGGYGHLEYKGNIQKYDLRSGAWMDLSRRDTLFTPRYLASLGVATGGAYVIGGYGSTTGRQVLNPRNLYDLLFYNVKDNTFKRIYELKVPGEDFVFANSMVVNEKDSTFYALIFPKDKFATQLQLIRGSLVKPEIRRVGSPIQYQFVDTKSFADLFFDAHSNRFVAVTQFTNEHGQTNVAIHSLYAPPLDTEVRTQDPGMHTRVMLTLILVAILIMLGAIAAWRVWGMMRRTDRNVAQPDPVVLAEPESELAAELIAVPDTAPRHFPATNSITLFGNFQIFDEQGNEITKSFTPLLKELFLVLLLHSLRRPGISSEKLKELLWFDKNPESARNNRSVNIAKLKSILDKLHHCQVSKETGYWRIDIDEKHIHVDYAHYLDLVSGKELTKENIAQLADITKRGSFLSNQNYEWLDPFKSEVSNEIVDTYLRYAGSVKVADDPEFLVRLANYIFYFDPVNEEAMTLKCKALAHLGKHSLAKSTYENFAREYSRIYAEEFRKDMPEVMHS is encoded by the coding sequence ATGCTGTCACGTTTATTACTGTTCATTTTTCTGCTGATATCCTCTCTGTCCGGGTGCACGCGCGTCTGGGCGCAATCCTATGGGCTGGGGTTCCGGAGTTTTGAGGTGGTGCAGGACAAGCGTACCGCGCTGGATCTGAGTCCGGGTACTACTTTATGCCCCGGCAACAACTTCGAAATCGCCTTCGACCTCGCCTTTTTACCCGACCAGAAAAACTATTTCGGCTACATTCTCCGCCTGATCGGGGACAATAACCGGAATGTGGATATTCTTTACGACAACTCGGACACCGCTTCCCAGCGTTTTAAAGTGGTGACCGGTGATCGTTTTTCGAGCATTGCATTTGACATTACCGGCGCGCAGCTTTACGAATGGAACCGCCTGAGGTTGTTTTTTGACCAGAAGAAACAGCAGATTGTGCTGCATGCGGGTAACAAAACCTTTACACACCCGTACCAGGTAAGTGACAAAACCTGCTATAAAATCCTCTTCGGCGCAGCCCAGTACAAGAATTTCCATACAACTGACGTGCCGCCGATGAAAGTGCGTGACGTACAGATCAGCCAGGACGGAAAAGTAAAATACCAGTGGCCGCTCGATGAAATGGCAGGTGCAGAAGCTGCCGAAACGATCCGGCACGCAAATGCACAAACAAGTAACCCGGTCTGGATCAAAAAAATGCATCACAGCTGGCAGCCGCTGCAAAACTTCACGATCACCGGCCCGGCGCGGGTTACGGGCGATCCTGCAACCGGTTCTGTATATGTGGTAGGGCAGGATTCGCTTTACAGCTACCGCATTGCCACCGGGCAGTTGTCGGTGAAAGCTTATGCCCGGCAGTCACTTTTCATGGATAATCAGGTTTTGTTTGAAAAATCCTCCGGCCGGATTTACAATCTGTTTATCAATGAAAAATCTGTCTCCGAGCTGGACCTTACTTCCGGCGCCTGGAACCAGAATGTAACCCAGCCCGCACTGAAAACGCATTTTCTGCATGCCAATAAGTTTTTCTCGCCCGCAGATTCATCAATTTACATCCTCGGTGGCTACGGGCATCTGGAATACAAAGGCAATATCCAGAAATACGACCTGCGCAGCGGCGCCTGGATGGATTTGTCGCGGCGCGATACGCTTTTTACGCCCCGCTACCTGGCCTCGCTCGGCGTGGCGACCGGTGGTGCTTATGTGATCGGCGGCTACGGAAGTACGACGGGCAGGCAGGTCCTGAATCCGCGCAATCTGTACGATCTGCTTTTTTACAATGTGAAAGACAATACTTTCAAGCGCATTTACGAGTTGAAAGTGCCGGGCGAAGATTTTGTATTTGCTAATTCAATGGTAGTCAATGAAAAAGACAGCACGTTTTATGCCTTGATTTTTCCAAAAGACAAGTTTGCCACCCAACTTCAGCTCATCAGGGGTTCGCTGGTGAAGCCGGAGATCAGGCGCGTGGGCTCACCGATTCAGTACCAGTTTGTGGATACCAAATCCTTCGCCGACCTGTTTTTCGACGCGCATTCCAATCGCTTTGTGGCCGTCACGCAGTTTACTAACGAGCACGGACAAACGAATGTGGCAATCCACTCCCTCTACGCTCCGCCACTTGATACCGAAGTGCGGACCCAGGATCCGGGAATGCACACCCGGGTGATGTTAACATTGATTCTGGTCGCAATATTGATCATGCTGGGCGCAATTGCCGCGTGGCGCGTCTGGGGCATGATGCGCAGGACAGACCGTAATGTGGCGCAGCCGGATCCGGTGGTTCTGGCTGAGCCTGAAAGCGAGCTGGCGGCTGAGCTTATTGCGGTCCCCGATACAGCTCCCCGGCATTTTCCGGCTACTAACAGCATTACGCTTTTCGGGAATTTTCAGATTTTCGACGAACAGGGGAATGAGATCACCAAATCGTTCACGCCGCTGTTAAAAGAGCTTTTTCTTGTTTTGTTGCTGCATTCGCTGCGGCGGCCCGGTATCAGTTCGGAGAAATTGAAAGAGCTGCTTTGGTTTGATAAAAATCCCGAAAGTGCGCGCAATAACCGGTCTGTGAATATTGCTAAGCTAAAAAGCATTCTGGACAAACTTCACCACTGCCAGGTCTCGAAAGAGACTGGCTACTGGCGCATTGATATTGACGAAAAGCATATTCACGTGGATTATGCGCATTACCTCGACCTTGTTTCCGGCAAGGAGCTGACGAAAGAAAACATTGCGCAGCTGGCCGACATTACCAAGCGCGGCAGCTTTTTGTCCAACCAGAATTACGAGTGGCTGGATCCCTTCAAATCGGAAGTTTCGAATGAAATTGTTGATACTTACCTGCGCTACGCCGGTTCGGTGAAGGTAGCCGATGATCCCGAATTCCTGGTCAGGCTCGCCAATTACATCTTCTATTTTGATCCGGTGAATGAAGAGGCCATGACGCTGAAATGCAAGGCACTCGCGCATTTGGGCAAGCACTCCCTGGCCAAATCTACCTACGAGAATTTTGCCAGAGAGTACAGCCGCATTTATGCGGAAGAGTTCAGGAAGGATATGCCCGAGGTGATGCATTCCTAG
- a CDS encoding alpha/beta fold hydrolase, with product MKTLTLTIALVFTLIQSQITFAQTRKPASLGREEYIEVEKNVKLHVIDLGEGQPVVLIHGWPLNNEMYEYQYQYLVEKGFRVIGISLRGFGKSDRPYGKYDFDTFSDDIKVVLEKLKIENATLGGFSMGSAVVLHYVTKYNSAHISKLAVFGATGPSWKQRGGYPYGITDQGAADLIKQTKTNREQLVAGFGKAFAGQEGGLSEETMKWLESINLNASPYATIQAISALRDLDLRPVLSNIKIPVAIFHGVNDKLCDFAGAEQLQKAIQGSHIIKFEKGGHGFFVEEMDKFNTELEKFARN from the coding sequence ATGAAAACGCTTACCCTGACCATCGCTCTTGTATTTACATTGATTCAGAGCCAAATCACTTTTGCACAAACACGCAAGCCCGCATCCCTGGGAAGAGAAGAGTACATTGAAGTTGAAAAAAATGTAAAACTGCACGTGATCGACCTGGGCGAAGGTCAGCCTGTGGTACTCATTCACGGGTGGCCGCTGAACAACGAGATGTATGAATATCAGTACCAGTATCTGGTGGAGAAAGGGTTCCGGGTGATCGGCATTTCCCTCCGTGGTTTCGGAAAATCGGACAGACCTTATGGAAAATATGACTTTGATACCTTCTCCGACGACATTAAAGTGGTGTTGGAAAAACTGAAGATCGAAAATGCCACGCTCGGCGGATTTTCAATGGGAAGTGCAGTGGTATTGCATTATGTAACCAAATACAACAGTGCGCATATCAGCAAGCTGGCCGTATTCGGCGCCACCGGCCCGTCGTGGAAACAACGTGGAGGTTATCCGTACGGAATCACCGACCAGGGTGCAGCCGATCTGATCAAGCAGACTAAAACAAACCGTGAGCAGCTGGTGGCAGGTTTTGGAAAAGCATTTGCCGGACAGGAAGGCGGACTTTCCGAAGAAACGATGAAATGGTTGGAAAGCATCAATCTGAATGCTTCACCTTATGCTACCATACAGGCAATCAGTGCATTGAGAGATCTGGACCTTCGTCCTGTTTTGTCAAACATCAAAATTCCGGTCGCGATATTCCATGGTGTGAATGATAAACTGTGTGATTTCGCTGGCGCAGAGCAGCTGCAAAAAGCCATTCAAGGTTCGCACATCATCAAATTTGAAAAAGGAGGCCACGGGTTTTTCGTGGAAGAAATGGACAAATTCAACACCGAACTCGAAAAATTCGCAAGAAACTGA
- a CDS encoding helix-turn-helix domain-containing protein, translating to MNKPYLINSISEQHRLLGLPKPKHPLISIFRHEDADFNVLTELQHFTLNFYCISIKKDYDGKLKYGHRHYDFDEGMMAFISPNQLLLKLSTGTKPPGGTTFMFHPDFIANTPLAARIRNFHFFSYELHEALHLSEQEEAKIEGIFSSIESEYQGGIDNFSQDVMIAQIELLLQYSSRFYARQFITRKVANDEILIRLENVLDQYLNLQKGLPTVRQIAEELNLSADYLSDMLRITSGQTAQQHIQAKVIEKAKQLLTTTDLQISEIAYQMGFEYPQSFHKLFKNKTKMSPMKYRSSFN from the coding sequence GTGAACAAGCCATACCTGATCAACTCCATATCCGAGCAGCACAGACTGCTCGGGTTGCCTAAGCCCAAACATCCCCTGATCAGCATTTTCCGCCACGAAGATGCCGATTTCAACGTTTTGACCGAATTGCAGCATTTTACCTTAAATTTTTACTGCATTTCCATAAAGAAGGATTACGATGGCAAGTTGAAATACGGTCACCGGCATTATGACTTTGATGAAGGGATGATGGCTTTTATTTCCCCCAATCAGCTCCTGTTAAAGCTAAGCACCGGCACCAAACCGCCGGGCGGCACTACCTTCATGTTTCATCCGGATTTTATCGCAAATACGCCACTCGCTGCCAGGATCAGGAACTTTCACTTTTTCTCGTACGAACTACACGAAGCATTGCATTTGTCTGAGCAGGAAGAAGCGAAAATTGAAGGCATATTTTCCAGCATAGAAAGTGAATATCAGGGCGGTATTGATAATTTCAGCCAGGACGTAATGATTGCTCAGATTGAGCTCCTGCTCCAATACAGCAGCCGGTTTTATGCGCGTCAGTTCATCACCCGCAAAGTTGCCAACGATGAGATACTGATCCGCCTGGAAAATGTACTTGACCAATACCTGAACCTGCAAAAAGGATTGCCGACTGTCCGGCAAATTGCCGAAGAATTAAATTTGTCCGCTGACTACCTAAGCGATATGCTCCGTATTACTTCGGGTCAGACCGCCCAGCAACATATTCAGGCGAAAGTAATTGAAAAGGCAAAGCAGTTGTTGACTACTACTGATTTGCAGATTAGTGAGATCGCTTACCAGATGGGTTTTGAGTACCCTCAATCTTTTCACAAACTTTTCAAGAACAAAACCAAAATGTCGCCAATGAAATACCGGTCGAGCTTTAATTAA
- a CDS encoding NAD(P)-dependent alcohol dehydrogenase, whose product MIAAKGYAAQTAESPLAPWQFERRDIGAHDVQIEILYCGVCHTDIHLTRNEWFPGIFPMVPGHEIVGRISAVGAHAGKFAIGDLGGVGVMVDSCRECPDCKNGQEQFCSVAAVQTYNNLDHDNLPAYGGYSNTIVVNEDFVHHISEKLDLAGVAPLLCAGITTYSPLKRWHVGKGHKLAVVGLGGLGHMAVKFGNALGAEVTVLSTSPGKQEAAKQLGASHFIISRDEEQMKAAFKTFDFVLDTVSGNSDVNPYLSILKTNGIYVNVGMPAKPWEVSSFSLELVIR is encoded by the coding sequence ATGATAGCAGCAAAAGGATATGCGGCGCAAACGGCAGAAAGCCCACTTGCGCCCTGGCAATTTGAAAGGCGCGACATCGGCGCGCATGATGTACAGATCGAAATCCTGTACTGCGGGGTTTGTCATACCGACATACACCTGACCCGCAACGAATGGTTTCCCGGTATCTTCCCGATGGTTCCCGGCCATGAGATCGTGGGCCGCATCAGCGCAGTGGGAGCCCATGCCGGAAAGTTCGCCATCGGCGATCTGGGTGGGGTGGGTGTAATGGTGGATTCATGCCGCGAATGCCCGGATTGTAAAAATGGTCAGGAGCAATTTTGCTCGGTGGCCGCAGTTCAAACCTACAACAACCTGGATCACGACAATTTGCCTGCATACGGCGGGTATTCCAACACCATCGTTGTCAATGAGGACTTTGTGCATCACATTTCGGAAAAGCTGGACCTGGCAGGTGTGGCGCCACTGCTTTGTGCAGGCATCACGACCTACTCGCCGCTAAAAAGATGGCATGTTGGCAAGGGCCATAAGCTGGCTGTCGTCGGTCTGGGCGGACTGGGGCATATGGCCGTGAAGTTTGGGAATGCATTGGGCGCGGAAGTAACCGTGCTGAGCACTTCTCCGGGCAAGCAGGAAGCTGCAAAACAGCTCGGAGCATCCCATTTTATTATTTCCAGGGATGAAGAGCAGATGAAAGCAGCTTTTAAAACCTTCGATTTTGTGCTGGATACCGTTTCCGGAAACAGTGATGTCAATCCGTATCTTTCCATCCTCAAAACCAATGGGATTTATGTAAATGTAGGGATGCCGGCCAAGCCCTGGGAGGTGAGCTCCTTTTCATTGGAACTGGTAATAAGGTGA